One genomic window of Diospyros lotus cultivar Yz01 chromosome 8, ASM1463336v1, whole genome shotgun sequence includes the following:
- the LOC127807708 gene encoding uncharacterized protein LOC127807708, producing MDSVPKRPLFCLTWPWGVAPGPNQTQTSSSSSCNPDDTTPWLFKSLQILGSLAFNFANSISKSQLQLPWNQIPPFHLHGKLKINPQNSSETTKKKMLLTPEEQGEAEQCALASALARGKEATIVEFYSPKCRLCNSLLNFVLEVENRNSDWLSIVMADAENEKWLPELLHYDIRYVPCFVILDKYGRALAKTGVPSSRLHVIAALSHLLKMKRPLP from the exons ATGGATTCTGTCCCCAAACGTCCTTTGTTTTGCTTGACATGGCCATGGGGGGTTGCCCCTGGTCCCAACCAGACTCAAACCTCAAGTTCCTCCTCCTGCAACCCCGACGACACTACTCCTTGGCTATTCAAATCTCTTCAAATTCTTGGATCCTTGGCTTTCAATTTTGcgaattcaatttcaaaatccCAACTTCAACTTCCGTGGAACCAAATCCCCCCATTCCACCTGCATGGCAAGCTCAAAATCAACCCCCAAAACAGTTCAGAAACAACGAAAAAGAAGATGTTGTTGACTCCTGAAGAACAAGGAGAAGCCGAACAATGTGCACTAGCGTCTGCCCTAGCGAGGGGAAAGGAAGCCACAATCGTTGAGTTTTACTCTCCCAAATGCAGGCTTTGCAATTCTTTGCTTAATTTCGTCTTGGAAGTAGAGAATAGGAACTCCGATTGGCTAAGCATTGTGATGGCGGACGCTGAGAATGAAAAATGGCTGCCTGAG CTTCTTCACTATGACATAAGGTATGTGCCATGCTTTGTAATACTGGACAAGTATGGGAGGGCACTTGCAAAGACAGGCGTACCCAGCAGCCGCCTACATGTAATTGCTgctctttctcatcttctcaaAATGAAGCGTCCCCTCCCCTGA